In Methanobrevibacter sp., the following proteins share a genomic window:
- a CDS encoding class III signal peptide-containing protein: MKKIQPFINENSGQGAAEYILLFGGVIVIALLALTIYRTYMETSDTSLKAKDDIMDVRNTILDNRTHV; the protein is encoded by the coding sequence ATGAAAAAAATACAACCATTCATCAATGAAAACTCAGGCCAAGGTGCCGCAGAATACATACTTCTTTTCGGAGGAGTAATAGTAATTGCTTTACTTGCACTTACCATATACAGAACATATATGGAAACAAGTGACACCAGTCTCAAAGCAAAAGACGATATCATGGATGTCAGGAACACAATTCTTGACAACAGAACCCATGTGTAA
- a CDS encoding class III signal peptide-containing protein, which yields MCKKIDSKGQGSAELILITGGLIVIVLFVGSYISNITQKTQTSIHNFLKTERDYLINKI from the coding sequence ATGTGTAAAAAAATAGACAGCAAAGGGCAAGGAAGCGCTGAGCTGATCCTCATCACCGGAGGATTAATAGTAATAGTACTCTTTGTTGGAAGTTATATTTCAAATATAACACAAAAAACGCAAACAAGCATACATAATTTCCTAAAAACAGAAAGAGATTATTTAATAAATAAAATTTGA
- the fwdF gene encoding tungsten-dependent formylmethanofuran dehydrogenase subunit FwdF, with protein MFSIERDGEEHRKLSYKDVNCVGCGICVDVCPTSSLRLGPVVPIVRGLIEMDLVSVNADSCIFCGLCSVACPFDALSLEINDEAISKMDNYPIWETESKVDDEECIYCGRCYSVCPRDSIIFERNLPDPVSLIRGEIEINKDKCIYCGFCADLCPAEAIIITNKPTSCVDLLNNSIEVDLSKCVQCGVCKRICPEQAIKQICSTCMLREEIEVPEITGSTFISEESCVNCSWCSEICPVDAITITKPFDGKIELVEIEDEDKICKGDSCHACQDVCPCNAIEIVDGKSVTNLDFCNLCGACVTACPQNIRILTRTGMKLTNINSESWDEILNSILGGK; from the coding sequence ATGTTTAGTATTGAGAGAGATGGAGAAGAACACCGTAAATTGTCCTACAAAGATGTAAATTGTGTTGGTTGTGGGATTTGTGTTGATGTTTGTCCTACATCCTCTTTAAGATTAGGTCCTGTTGTACCTATTGTTAGAGGATTAATTGAAATGGATTTAGTTTCAGTTAACGCAGATTCTTGTATATTCTGTGGTTTATGTTCTGTTGCTTGTCCGTTCGATGCACTATCATTAGAAATCAATGATGAAGCAATCAGTAAAATGGACAATTATCCGATTTGGGAAACCGAATCAAAAGTTGATGATGAAGAGTGTATTTATTGCGGTCGATGTTATTCAGTATGTCCTAGGGATTCAATTATTTTTGAAAGAAATCTTCCAGACCCAGTATCTTTAATAAGAGGAGAAATTGAAATAAATAAAGATAAATGTATTTACTGTGGTTTTTGCGCAGATTTATGTCCTGCAGAAGCAATAATTATTACTAATAAACCAACATCCTGTGTTGATTTATTAAATAATTCTATCGAAGTAGATCTTTCTAAATGCGTACAATGTGGTGTATGTAAAAGAATCTGTCCGGAACAAGCAATTAAACAAATTTGTTCTACCTGTATGTTAAGGGAAGAAATCGAAGTTCCTGAAATTACCGGTTCAACATTTATTTCTGAAGAATCATGTGTCAATTGTTCCTGGTGTTCTGAAATTTGCCCAGTTGATGCAATCACAATTACTAAACCTTTCGACGGTAAAATTGAATTAGTAGAAATTGAAGATGAAGATAAAATTTGTAAAGGCGATTCTTGTCATGCTTGTCAAGATGTCTGCCCATGTAATGCAATTGAAATTGTTGATGGAAAATCAGTTACTAATTTAGACTTCTGTAATTTATGTGGTGCTTGTGTAACAGCATGTCCACAAAATATTAGAATTTTAACCAGAACTGGCATGAAATTGACTAATATTAATTCAGAGTCATGGGATGAAATTTTAAATTCAATTTTAGGTGGAAAATAG
- a CDS encoding 4Fe-4S binding protein has translation MAVKIDSNLCGHIDNCPVQGLCIKLCEQGAIVEENGDVAIVPENCDDCDLCIQNCPNQAISKA, from the coding sequence ATGGCAGTAAAAATTGATTCAAATTTGTGTGGACACATTGATAATTGTCCTGTTCAAGGGTTATGCATAAAACTCTGCGAACAAGGCGCAATTGTCGAAGAAAATGGAGACGTTGCTATCGTTCCTGAAAATTGTGACGACTGTGACTTATGTATCCAAAATTGTCCAAATCAGGCCATCTCTAAAGCTTGA
- a CDS encoding phosphopantetheine adenylyltransferase — translation MNSKKYSKVAVGGTFDKFHDGHKKLLSTAFEIADTVEIGVTSDAFGGLKGDIDSCEERMSNLKSFFKDKSNFIIVPLDDPYGTTIYDVDFDAIVVSEETEPTAVKINEIRVSKGMDPIDIVVVSFVLAYDGIPISSTRIRSGEINKNGDIVN, via the coding sequence ATGAATTCGAAGAAATATAGTAAAGTGGCTGTAGGTGGAACTTTTGATAAATTTCATGACGGTCATAAAAAATTATTATCTACTGCTTTTGAGATTGCAGACACTGTCGAAATTGGAGTGACCTCTGATGCTTTCGGCGGTTTAAAAGGGGATATAGATTCTTGTGAAGAGAGGATGAGTAATCTTAAATCTTTTTTTAAAGATAAATCTAATTTTATTATAGTTCCTTTGGATGATCCTTATGGAACCACCATTTATGACGTTGATTTTGATGCCATAGTGGTTAGTGAGGAAACAGAGCCAACTGCTGTTAAAATTAATGAAATAAGAGTTTCTAAAGGTATGGATCCTATTGATATTGTTGTTGTTAGTTTTGTTTTGGCCTATGATGGTATTCCTATTTCATCCACTAGAATTCGCAGTGGTGAAATTAATAAAAATGGGGATATTGTCAACTAA
- a CDS encoding Ig-like domain repeat protein produces the protein MFFVVLSAASAAEIDNVSNTEDSNLTNDNVIALSQEKLEVSNEVSISETNIVNSHDDNLKDYPEDDALKLSDDSYYEDNGEQKLSLANENIEDTVSISENESVIASSAQDDILGASKISTTISVSNTHYDKAATYFKVTLQDSTGKALSNQKISLKVKSKTYSATTDKNGIAAVKTAALAIGTYDVTVTYSGNGNYSSKSLSKSVKVLSSVSGKDLTKYYGSSTYYTATFWKDNSVLANTKVAFYIGGKKYTYTTNKNGVATVKVGLKPGKYTITATNPASNEKLSNNLVVKKDKTTITGNSKTYILPYNYYTYHVSLTTAHGSPVKNSKVYFSYDGKNVTATTDSKGKASTVIPLLAKGTYKITYTFKGNSGLYSSSSSGTIVIKSASNKLIASDLKMAYKDGSKFSVKFTDNKNKVLSGKTIKFILNNKTYSAKTDSKGIAKLDIGDLKPGTYKIKYLFSKLGASDYNYEYKNVIISKLTAKLSASNLVMKYKDGSSYKATVKDSNGNALKNIVVKFTINGKTYSQKTDSKGVAKLTITCPVGYYTIKSVVSSAYYKSDAVSKHVLVNGTMFEATNVYVSTGESVTYSVKVMDAKKNPIKSASVKFKFNGKTYTKKTDSNGMAKVSLGKLTGGDYKIQYTHNSRSGTKTIHVIDKVTLKQVISASKTVKNYIISNNKLPTTVKIGNLKISIADYLYLASKAIINLKSGKTASIGLKTIKNPSKAGAASDMGNLNDYLTVAKNIVKTADSKGQMPNSVSSALGNIGYKGLVYAFARVVAFYDDNGIMPAYVVIKTLDDTTSTTSKLNSKNTISNLAAYLAASTNCQVNNTKIKQLVTKLTKGLTTDKAKATAIYNYVRDTVSYSFYYNTKYGAVGTLDAKKGNCVDHSHLLVAMFRTAGLAARYAHGTCTFTSGTYGHVWTQVLIGNTWTVCDATSARNSFGNVVNWNANSYSLKGYYASIAF, from the coding sequence ATGTTTTTTGTTGTTTTATCAGCGGCATCAGCAGCAGAAATTGATAATGTTTCAAATACAGAAGATTCAAATTTAACTAATGATAATGTTATCGCATTATCTCAAGAAAAATTAGAAGTTTCTAACGAGGTTTCTATCTCAGAAACTAATATAGTTAATTCTCATGATGATAATTTAAAAGATTATCCTGAAGATGATGCTCTAAAACTTAGCGATGATTCTTATTATGAGGATAATGGGGAACAAAAATTAAGTCTTGCAAATGAAAATATTGAAGACACCGTTTCTATTTCAGAAAATGAATCTGTTATAGCAAGTTCAGCTCAGGATGACATACTCGGTGCTTCTAAAATATCAACTACTATATCTGTGTCCAATACACATTATGATAAAGCAGCTACATATTTCAAAGTAACTTTGCAGGACAGTACAGGTAAAGCTTTAAGCAATCAAAAAATTTCTTTGAAAGTTAAAAGTAAAACTTATTCAGCCACCACTGATAAAAATGGAATAGCAGCTGTCAAAACAGCTGCCTTGGCTATTGGAACTTATGATGTTACTGTTACCTATTCCGGAAATGGTAATTACAGCTCCAAATCTCTTTCAAAAAGTGTTAAAGTTTTATCTTCAGTAAGTGGAAAAGATTTAACTAAGTATTACGGTTCATCTACTTATTACACTGCAACTTTCTGGAAGGATAACTCCGTATTGGCAAATACTAAAGTTGCATTTTATATTGGCGGTAAAAAATATACATATACTACCAATAAGAATGGGGTTGCAACTGTAAAAGTAGGACTTAAACCTGGAAAATATACTATAACCGCAACTAATCCTGCTTCAAATGAAAAATTAAGTAATAATTTAGTTGTTAAAAAAGATAAAACCACCATAACTGGTAATTCAAAAACATATATTCTTCCTTATAACTATTATACTTATCATGTCAGTTTAACTACTGCTCATGGAAGTCCGGTAAAAAATAGTAAAGTATACTTCTCTTATGACGGTAAAAACGTTACCGCTACAACAGACTCAAAAGGGAAAGCATCAACTGTTATTCCTCTTCTTGCAAAAGGTACTTACAAAATAACCTATACGTTTAAAGGAAATAGTGGTTTATACTCTTCATCTTCATCAGGAACAATAGTCATTAAATCTGCAAGTAATAAATTAATCGCTTCCGATTTAAAGATGGCCTATAAAGATGGATCAAAGTTTTCTGTAAAATTCACAGATAATAAAAATAAGGTTTTATCCGGTAAAACAATTAAATTTATTTTGAATAATAAAACTTATTCTGCTAAAACAGATTCAAAAGGTATCGCTAAACTGGATATTGGTGATTTAAAACCAGGTACTTATAAAATTAAGTATTTATTTTCAAAATTGGGAGCTAGTGATTATAATTATGAATATAAAAATGTTATTATCAGCAAATTGACTGCTAAATTAAGTGCAAGTAATTTAGTGATGAAATACAAAGATGGTTCATCATATAAAGCCACTGTTAAAGATTCAAACGGCAATGCACTTAAAAATATTGTAGTCAAATTCACCATCAACGGAAAGACTTACAGTCAGAAAACTGACTCCAAGGGTGTTGCTAAATTAACAATAACATGTCCTGTCGGTTATTACACTATTAAATCTGTTGTTTCAAGTGCTTATTATAAATCAGATGCTGTATCTAAACATGTCTTAGTAAATGGAACAATGTTCGAAGCTACTAATGTCTATGTTTCAACTGGTGAAAGCGTTACTTATTCAGTGAAAGTAATGGATGCAAAGAAAAACCCAATAAAAAGTGCATCTGTTAAATTCAAATTCAACGGTAAAACCTATACTAAAAAAACTGATTCAAACGGTATGGCTAAAGTTAGTTTGGGAAAACTGACTGGAGGAGATTATAAAATACAATATACACATAACTCCCGATCCGGTACAAAAACTATTCATGTAATTGATAAGGTCACTTTAAAACAGGTTATTTCCGCTTCCAAAACTGTAAAAAATTATATTATAAGTAATAATAAATTGCCAACAACTGTTAAAATTGGAAATCTTAAAATTTCCATTGCAGATTATTTATATTTGGCTTCTAAAGCTATTATAAATTTAAAATCTGGAAAAACAGCAAGCATTGGTTTAAAAACAATCAAAAACCCATCTAAAGCAGGGGCTGCTTCTGATATGGGTAATTTGAATGATTATCTTACTGTAGCTAAAAATATTGTAAAAACTGCTGACTCCAAAGGGCAAATGCCAAATTCTGTAAGTTCAGCATTAGGTAATATTGGTTATAAAGGATTGGTTTATGCATTTGCTCGTGTGGTTGCATTTTATGATGATAATGGAATCATGCCTGCATATGTTGTAATCAAAACATTAGATGATACAACTTCAACTACAAGTAAACTAAACTCTAAAAATACTATAAGTAATTTAGCGGCGTACTTGGCGGCTTCTACTAATTGTCAAGTTAACAACACTAAAATTAAGCAGTTAGTTACTAAGTTGACTAAGGGTCTAACAACTGATAAAGCAAAAGCTACAGCAATATATAACTATGTACGTGATACCGTATCATACAGTTTCTACTATAATACTAAGTATGGTGCTGTCGGTACATTGGATGCTAAAAAAGGAAACTGTGTAGATCATTCACATCTGCTTGTAGCAATGTTTAGAACAGCAGGTTTAGCTGCCAGATATGCTCATGGTACATGTACTTTTACAAGCGGTACCTACGGTCATGTTTGGACCCAGGTGTTGATAGGTAATACTTGGACTGTCTGTGACGCTACAAGTGCTAGAAACTCGTTTGGAAACGTAGTAAATTGGAATGCTAATTCCTATAGTCTAAAAGGTTACTATGCAAGTATTGCATTTTAA
- a CDS encoding radical SAM protein, translating to MIYEKNTYIKHHKSVDIRFGLAYPNVYKTAMSSLGYNILYNQINEREDTWCERIIYPDIKSIESNTPSRYFNIISFTLQFEEDYVNVLDILKKSEIPLKRTERTPDDPLIIAGGPCPTANPMPLSDYIDLFIIGEGENTINKVLDRYKTSKKNLKEYLDITGVYIPELNNKTNIDIICDMDNAYHITQPVLSKSNDEDYQTIFNNTIMLNVSRGCTRGCRFCMAGYLYRPMRQTNYEKLIDVAVENREKTGLNKITLIGAAVSDYSDLEKLTDGLEKEGFQISTPSLRIESITRKTLETLKRSGLKTITLAPESIGRLRKVINKDIPDEKIFSVIEDAVELDFKIKLYFLIGIPTETMDDIEELISYMKKIAKMHSNPKNVKFSINPVIPKPQTPLQWEAYDFKDIKNKTRLIKKEMKRYNVKCESPKKGLIQYILSCGNSDVGELIEKSLTKKPTLKEWKELTPNYSIEDELPWKNINVGVNENFLKTEHRRLTTLKQTPWCETSVCYNCGSCK from the coding sequence ATGATTTATGAAAAAAACACCTACATTAAACATCATAAAAGTGTGGATATTCGTTTTGGATTAGCTTATCCCAACGTTTATAAAACAGCCATGTCATCTTTAGGATATAATATTTTATACAACCAAATCAATGAACGTGAAGACACATGGTGTGAGAGAATCATATATCCAGATATTAAATCCATTGAATCAAACACACCCTCCAGATACTTTAACATAATAAGTTTCACACTCCAATTTGAAGAGGATTATGTAAACGTGCTGGACATTCTCAAGAAATCTGAAATTCCACTTAAAAGGACTGAAAGAACCCCTGATGATCCGTTGATTATTGCAGGAGGACCTTGCCCTACAGCAAATCCAATGCCCTTATCCGATTATATCGATCTTTTCATTATTGGCGAAGGAGAAAATACAATCAATAAAGTTTTAGACAGATATAAAACTTCTAAGAAAAATTTAAAAGAATATCTGGACATAACTGGAGTATATATTCCAGAGCTCAACAACAAGACCAATATTGACATTATATGTGACATGGACAATGCTTATCATATAACTCAGCCAGTATTAAGTAAAAGCAACGATGAGGATTATCAGACAATATTCAATAACACAATAATGTTAAACGTTTCAAGGGGATGCACCAGAGGATGCAGATTCTGCATGGCAGGTTATCTCTACAGACCAATGCGACAGACAAACTATGAAAAACTGATTGATGTGGCTGTTGAAAATCGGGAAAAAACAGGTCTGAATAAAATTACATTGATTGGTGCGGCTGTTTCAGATTACAGTGATTTAGAAAAATTAACTGATGGTCTTGAAAAGGAAGGTTTTCAAATTTCCACCCCTTCCCTTAGAATAGAATCCATCACAAGAAAAACATTGGAAACCCTGAAAAGAAGCGGACTGAAAACCATTACATTAGCTCCCGAGTCAATTGGAAGATTAAGAAAAGTAATCAATAAAGACATTCCTGATGAGAAAATTTTTTCAGTCATTGAAGATGCAGTTGAATTGGATTTTAAAATTAAGCTGTACTTTTTAATTGGAATACCTACTGAAACAATGGATGACATTGAGGAACTGATTTCATACATGAAAAAGATTGCGAAAATGCACAGCAATCCAAAAAATGTGAAATTCAGTATCAATCCCGTTATTCCCAAACCCCAAACTCCACTGCAATGGGAGGCCTATGATTTCAAGGATATAAAAAATAAAACCAGGTTAATTAAAAAGGAAATGAAAAGATATAATGTCAAATGTGAAAGTCCTAAAAAAGGATTGATTCAATATATACTATCCTGTGGAAATAGTGATGTCGGAGAACTTATTGAAAAATCATTAACAAAAAAACCAACATTGAAAGAATGGAAGGAACTGACTCCAAATTATAGTATTGAAGACGAATTGCCTTGGAAAAATATAAATGTTGGCGTGAATGAGAATTTTTTAAAAACAGAGCATAGGAGACTGACAACACTTAAACAGACACCATGGTGTGAAACATCAGTATGCTATAATTGCGGTTCCTGTAAATAA